From the genome of Thiomicrorhabdus indica:
ATAGTACCAAGTTGGCTGACCCAAAATAATTTTGTCATACTGTGCAAAGTCATCCGCTTTTGCGGTCGCAATATCATGTACATCCACGTTATCTGCACCAATTGCATCCTTAATCAAGTCTGCAACACGCTCAGTATTTCCTGTATCCGTTCCATAGAAAAGGCCAATTTTGCTCATGAGTCTATCCTTTATAAAGCAATCTTTAAGAGTCATTTAAAGCGAACCACGCCAGCCAAAACCGTTCACAGCCGCATATCATATGATGTTATTGAATCTTAAAGCCAAACGAAATTCAATTACTAAGAGTTGATTTAGATCGGTTTCGTAACTTTCCGTCAGATTTTTCCTAAATTTTTCGGTGTGAAACGCCATCAAAATTTTACAACCCTAAAATCAGAAGAGATAATAGCACTCACATTCTATTCCTTGAACAGACTCTTTTTATTATTTGAAATGAAAAAAACTGATTTTATTGATTGTTTTGCCTGCAAGCATTTTTACGTCACCTGGGATCAAAACAACCCAAAAGGTTGTCGCGCATTCGGCTTTAAAACAAAGAAAATGCCCAGTGTGGTTGTGTTTGAAAACTCTGGGGAAAAATGCCTGAAGTTTGAATTAAAAGACGAGCACAAAAAACAACAGGAAAAGAAAGCGCCAAAAAAAAGAGGTTGGACGGCTTAAATCAAAACTCAACCGGCCGGTAAACTTTTACAAAAATAGAGTAGAAGATAAAAAACCTTAAACAAACACCTTAATTCGTTAAGTTTATTAGTCGCCATAACGCTGGCCAGTTGAAATAACGACCTGGATCAGTTTTTCGGCCAGGTGCAATGTCACTGTGACCGACAACTGCAGCTTTTGGAATGTTTGGATAGCTTTTTTGCAAAGCTAAAATGATTTGCGCTAATTGCTGGTATTGAATCGCGGTGTAAGGCGTATCATCAGTTCCCTCAAGTTCAATTCCAATCGAGAAGTCGTTACAACGCTCCTGCCCTTGATATGAAGAAATCCCAGCATGCCAAGCTCTCTTTTTAGGGGAAACAAATTGCGTTACCTCACCACCACGTTGAACAAAAAAATGTGCCGATACCCTTAGCCCTTCAATTTTTTTAAAGTATGGGTCTTCATCTGGGTCTAATTGATTCAAAAACAGCTGATGTACATAGCCACCTCCAAATTGATTTGGCGGCAATGAAATACCATGCACCACGATCAGGTTTGGCTGAACACCGTCTGGACGGTCATCACAGTTTGAACTTAAACAAACTTCAACCCCTTGAAGATAGTCACCCGACTCATCAAACCACATTTTCGATTCCTTTAAATTAAACGACCTATATTGTACCGCTTCCCTTTATAATTAAAATTTATTCAGTAAGTTTCATACCTGTCACTTATTGGCAGTCAGTCGTAGGCTTGCACCATCGTAAACAATACTTAATTTAACTTTTAGAAGTTCATCCTATCCCTATGAAAAAAATCAACTATTTTGAGAATCTAAACCTAAACGTACGCCACGCACTTGAAGAAGATATTAAAACCGGTGACTTGACGGCAAGTTTAATCCCAAAGACAACCCAAGCAGAAGCAACGGTTATTAGCCGTGAAAAAGCCATTGTTTGTGGCCGTCCTTGGGTGGATGAAGTCTTCAAGCAAGTGGATTCATCGATTGAAATCAAATGGTTTAAGGCTGAGGGGGAACCTGTCGAAGCAGATGAAACTCTTTTCACTTTACAAGGCCCTGCACGCTCAATCTTGACTGCCGAACGGAGCGCTCTCAATTTTTTACAGACATTAATGGCTACCGCAACCGTTGCCAATGATTATGCAAAACATCTAGAGGGTACACACACCAAACTTCTGGATACTCGGAAAACACTGCCAGGTTTGCGCTTAGCTCAGAAATATGCCGTGGCATGTGGAGGCGCACAAAACCATCGCATTGGACTTTATGACGCGATTCTTATTAAAGAAAATCATATTTTTTCAGCTGGTTCGATTGCTAATGCTGTGTCTCAGGCAAAATCACTTTACCCTGAAATTACAGTCGAAGTTGAAACTGAAAACCTTGAGGAAGTTCAACTAGCATTAGACGCTGGAGCTGACATTATTATGTTGGATAATTTCACGCTTGAAATGATGGAAAAAGCCGTTAATCTAAGTCACGGCAAAGCCAAACTTGAAGTCTCTGGTAACGTCGAAATTCAGCATTTACCAGAGTTGGCAAAAACCGGTGTCGATTTTATTTCAACGGGTGCGATAACAAAACACTGCCGAGCCATTGATCTTTCGATGCGATTTAAAAGCAAGTAACCCTTTTAAATTCAATTGATTAAATACATATTTAAACTAAACCTTAAAAAATAAAGGACTTCCAGTGCCAGAGCATCAAGAACATTTATTAATGAATATCGTTCTGCTTCTCAGCGTTGCCGTTGCAACCGTTGCCCTTTTTCGCCGCATTCATTTCCCTCCTATTTTGGGTTATATCATTGTCGGAATTATTGTGGGGCCTAGTGGCATGGCCTTCATTGAAACGGAAGAAACCATATCTCTGTTGGCGGAATTCGGAATAGTCTTTTTATTGTTTGCCATCGGCTTAGAATTTTCTATCAAACAAATGATCTCCATGCGCCGTTTGGTGTTTGGAATGGGAAGTGTTCAGGTTCTTACCACTGGTGGTGTCGTTTATCTGATCGGGTATCTTGCAGGTCTCGACACCAACACTAATATTGTCATTGCTTGTGCTTTCGCCCTATCTTCAACCGCAATCGTCATTAAACAATTAACCGAACAGTCCGAAATTCAGTCACGCCATGGTCGCTCAACCGTTGGCATTCTGATTTTTCAAGACATTATGGCCATCCCATTCTTGATTTTAATCCCGACCTTAGCGATGACGAGCAGCGGCGGAGAAAGTAATTTAACACTTGCAATGGGCATCGCTTTCTTAAAAGGGATTGCTGTAGTCTTTGCAATCCATCTCATCGCTCGCTACTTATTACGCCCACTATTCCATGAAGTGGCTAGCGCTAAATCACAAGAACTGTTTACTTTGACTGTTCTCACGGTTGCCCTTGGTTCTGCTGCATTCACCGAGGAACTTGGATTATCAATGACACTCGGGGCTTTTCTAGCCGGAATGATGCTTTCTGAGACCGAATATCGTCATCAAATTGAGTCCGACATCCGCCCTTTCCAAGATGTTTTGCTTGGTCTTTTCTTTGTGACCGTCGGCATGTTGATTTCACTGGAAATCCTATTTGAAAACTTCTGGTTAGTGGTTGCATTGAGTATTGCGATTATTGCATTGAAAGGCTTCATTCTTTATTTCATTGCTCGAGTTTTTGGCAGTGAACCCGGAGTCGCGGCAAGAATTTCTCTCTCGCTAGCACAAGTCGGTGAGTTTGGTCTAGTGTTAATGACACTGGCTTTTACTTTCAATTTACTACCAGAATATGAAGGTAAAATTCTTCTGACAGCTGCCGTTGTCAGTATGCTCGCAGCCCCTTTTATGGTGAAATTCAATGGCCGTATTGCGATGAAGCTTCACAAATCAACTTACCAACAAGCCCAAGAACAACGTGAAGAGGATATTGCCGTTCATAACCCACATCTTGCAAATCATGTGGTACTTTGTGGGTTTGGTCGTGTGGGGCAAACCGTTGGCCGAATGTTGCATAATGCTAACGAAAACTTTATTGCACTCGACATGGATATTAAACGTGTCAATGAAGCCAGAAATGCCGGTGAAAACGTGTTTTATGGTGACGCAGCAAAACAAAGCATTCTGCATGCAGCAGCTATTGATAAAGCTAAGATTGTCATTATTACCTTCAGTGATTATCACGCTTCAATCAAAATTCTAAAAACCATTCGTCAAATCCATAGTGAAATACCGATTTTGGTAAGAACCATTGATGATACGCATATCACTGAATTACAAGAAGCTGGTGCAACGGAGATTGTCCCCGATACATTTGAATCCAGTATTATGCTGGCTTCTCACCTATTGTTAATGATTGGTCAGCCACCAAGTAAAGTGTTACGTGAGACACGTTTGGTACGAAAAGATCGTTATCGACTGTTAGAAAGTTTCTACCCAGGTGAAGAAGAGAATCCAGCCAACCCGCTGCAACCGCATCAGTTAATGAAGGGAATTATTCATACTGTCGCACTTGAAGAAAATGATTTTGCAATTGGAACCGAATTAAAAAACATTCCATTTGAACAACATCAAGTTGGCATTGAAGCTATCAAACGCGGTCATATTCGTGGTGACAATCCTTCACCTGATACTCGCTTGCGAGTGGAAGATAACGTGGTCATTAGTGGTTTACCAGAAGATGTACAAACCATTGAAAAATATCTAAAAACAGGTGGTCTTTAAACCCACCAAGCTGAATTTTCTATGATTCAATCCAAATCAAACTGGCCATACGGCCAGTTTTTCCATCACCTTGATGACAGGCTTTACGATATGAATAAAACCGTTCATCGTCGTAGCTACACAAACCCGACAAGTAAACAGACTGAACACCACAGGCCTCTAGTTGCATTTGAGCAATCATAGGTAAATCTGCTAAATACTTACCTTCTTCAGAAAGACTTGGCTTAAATAGCGATTCATAATCTCTACACTCAGGGGCATCAAAACCCTTTCGGGTACAAGCACCCTCCTGGGCATCAACCCCCTTTCGGGTACAAGCACCGGCCGGTAAATGTTGAAACCTATCAAATACCTCCTGCCCAACTTCAAAACGTTTTTGGCTGATAGCTGGTCCAATCCATGCCAAATAATCACCGGCCGGTAGGCTTTTAAGTGTTTTGGCTATAATTTGATTTTCCAGACCTTGCCAGCCTGCATGAATAGCACAGACTGTTTGCCCATGCGAATCACATAACAAGATTGGAATGCAATCCGCAGTCATCACCACACAAACAATACCTGATTTTTGTGTCCAACTGGCATCGGCAATCGGTGGTAAAACCGTATTTGTCGGCTGAGCGTCAATAGGCAAGCAAATGGATTTATCTGTGTGTTGTTGACTGAGCCAGAAAGGTTGAGAAGGCAACTGCAATACTTTTTGCAGCGCTTGTCTATTTTGTTCAACAGAATCAGAATGATCCCCAACATGAATCGCTAAATTAAAAAAATCATAATCTGAAGAAAATGAGTTTTGCGACTG
Proteins encoded in this window:
- the pgeF gene encoding peptidoglycan editing factor PgeF, coding for MEISDISNLILPDWPMPANIRACVTTRFAPNSQSQNSFSSDYDFFNLAIHVGDHSDSVEQNRQALQKVLQLPSQPFWLSQQHTDKSICLPIDAQPTNTVLPPIADASWTQKSGIVCVVMTADCIPILLCDSHGQTVCAIHAGWQGLENQIIAKTLKSLPAGDYLAWIGPAISQKRFEVGQEVFDRFQHLPAGACTRKGVDAQEGACTRKGFDAPECRDYESLFKPSLSEEGKYLADLPMIAQMQLEACGVQSVYLSGLCSYDDERFYSYRKACHQGDGKTGRMASLIWIES
- the nadC gene encoding carboxylating nicotinate-nucleotide diphosphorylase, with translation MKKINYFENLNLNVRHALEEDIKTGDLTASLIPKTTQAEATVISREKAIVCGRPWVDEVFKQVDSSIEIKWFKAEGEPVEADETLFTLQGPARSILTAERSALNFLQTLMATATVANDYAKHLEGTHTKLLDTRKTLPGLRLAQKYAVACGGAQNHRIGLYDAILIKENHIFSAGSIANAVSQAKSLYPEITVEVETENLEEVQLALDAGADIIMLDNFTLEMMEKAVNLSHGKAKLEVSGNVEIQHLPELAKTGVDFISTGAITKHCRAIDLSMRFKSK
- the ampD gene encoding 1,6-anhydro-N-acetylmuramyl-L-alanine amidase AmpD, with the translated sequence MWFDESGDYLQGVEVCLSSNCDDRPDGVQPNLIVVHGISLPPNQFGGGYVHQLFLNQLDPDEDPYFKKIEGLRVSAHFFVQRGGEVTQFVSPKKRAWHAGISSYQGQERCNDFSIGIELEGTDDTPYTAIQYQQLAQIILALQKSYPNIPKAAVVGHSDIAPGRKTDPGRYFNWPALWRLINLTN
- a CDS encoding monovalent cation:proton antiporter family protein, translated to MPEHQEHLLMNIVLLLSVAVATVALFRRIHFPPILGYIIVGIIVGPSGMAFIETEETISLLAEFGIVFLLFAIGLEFSIKQMISMRRLVFGMGSVQVLTTGGVVYLIGYLAGLDTNTNIVIACAFALSSTAIVIKQLTEQSEIQSRHGRSTVGILIFQDIMAIPFLILIPTLAMTSSGGESNLTLAMGIAFLKGIAVVFAIHLIARYLLRPLFHEVASAKSQELFTLTVLTVALGSAAFTEELGLSMTLGAFLAGMMLSETEYRHQIESDIRPFQDVLLGLFFVTVGMLISLEILFENFWLVVALSIAIIALKGFILYFIARVFGSEPGVAARISLSLAQVGEFGLVLMTLAFTFNLLPEYEGKILLTAAVVSMLAAPFMVKFNGRIAMKLHKSTYQQAQEQREEDIAVHNPHLANHVVLCGFGRVGQTVGRMLHNANENFIALDMDIKRVNEARNAGENVFYGDAAKQSILHAAAIDKAKIVIITFSDYHASIKILKTIRQIHSEIPILVRTIDDTHITELQEAGATEIVPDTFESSIMLASHLLLMIGQPPSKVLRETRLVRKDRYRLLESFYPGEEENPANPLQPHQLMKGIIHTVALEENDFAIGTELKNIPFEQHQVGIEAIKRGHIRGDNPSPDTRLRVEDNVVISGLPEDVQTIEKYLKTGGL